Proteins from one Cicer arietinum cultivar CDC Frontier isolate Library 1 chromosome 3, Cicar.CDCFrontier_v2.0, whole genome shotgun sequence genomic window:
- the LOC101512925 gene encoding trihelix transcription factor GT-3b-like, with the protein MEGHHLHHQHHHHNQQQQQQQQRQHQQQQHNIIGTSNVNMDITDRFPQWSIQETKEFLMIRSELDQTFMETKRNKLLWEVISNKMKEKGYLRSPEQCKCKWKNLVTRYKGCETMELESRQQFPFYNELQAIFTSRMERMLWAEAEGGSKKKGVHVSSEDDEELLGNEESEGDHKGNIRKKKRKKGKMVIGGGNIDSGSISNSLKETLEEFMRQQMQMEAQWMEAFEARENERRLKEMEWRQTMEALENERIMMEQRWREREEQRRVREEARAEKRDALITALLDKLTREDM; encoded by the exons aTGGAGGGTCATCACCTCcatcatcaacatcatcatcataatcaacaacaacaacaacaacaacaaagacaacatcaacaacaacaacataacaTCATAGGTACTAGTAATGTTAACATGGATATCACGGATAGATTCCCTCAATGGAGCATCCAAGAAACAAAGGAGTTTCTTATGATCCGTTCAGAACTAGATCAAACTTTCATGGAGACAAAGAGGAACAAACTACTTTGGGAAGTGATTTCTAACAAGATGAAGGAAAAGGGTTATCTTAGAAGTCCAGAACAGTGCAAGTGCAAGTGGAAAAACCTTGTTACTCGCTATAAG GGATGTGAAACTATGGAGCTAGAGTCTAGGCAACAATTTCCATTTTACAATGAGCTTCAAGCTATTTTCACATCAAGGATGGAGAGAATGCTTTGGGCTGAAGCTGAAGGAGGGTCAAAGAAGAAAGGTGTGCATGTGTCTTCtgaagatgatgaagagttaTTAGGCAATGAAGAGAGTGAGGGAGATCATAAGGGTAACATtaggaaaaagaagagaaaaaagggTAAAATGGTAATTGGTGGAGGAAATATTGATAGTGGTAGCATTAGCAATAGTTTGAAAGAGACACTTGAGGAGTTTATGAGGCAACAAATGCAAATGGAAGCTCAATGGATGGAAGCATTTGAGGCAAGAGAGAATGAGAGGAGGTTGAAGGAAATGGAGTGGAGACAAACAATGGAAGCATTGGAGAATGAGAGGATAATGATGGAACAAAGATGGAGAGAAAGGGAAGAACAAAGAAGGGTTAGAGAAGAAGCTAGGGCTGAAAAAAGAGATGCATTAATCACAGCTCTTCTTGACAAGCTCACAAGAGAAGATATGTAG